The following is a genomic window from Homalodisca vitripennis isolate AUS2020 chromosome 5, UT_GWSS_2.1, whole genome shotgun sequence.
GATTacatttattggaaaataataagACTCCACGCACCAGAATTGAAAAACTACtcattgttgttaaattttgcttgaaagtgcatgttttgaatttcaaaaatgttttagcataaatttaaatggtcataaatttccaaatatatttatgaacaaaacaatatcaaaagtgttcagtgtttaaaaataaaactaatgttaataaaaataaatataaaacagcaaTTCAGTACAAAATGCAGGGTAacttatacagagtgagttttatgtcctggcacacctggatataatttaaacggtccgagatatctatgtgaaaccttgaccctccctattataacatatttttttaatttttcaagttgttgaaactttttcccccttttctaaaggggggtaaaggggggcaactaaaaattttcaaatacaaacccctatcatgtgatccctcattttaaagggaataaaaaaagaaatccaataatgcaaactagaggtctctacgtttattttaacagattttatgacaaatttacaactgagtaaaggggggcaactaaacattttcaaatacaaacccctatcatgtctcaagtttttacacacgtctagcacactgtcaaacagccgaaggtgaacagtttgaacacctgctacattaaaacaggtaactgtttttagaatttgcgttagtgttgactcatgttacgataaacaaaacaatataggcctagttactgattttattattgtaaatttgtcataaaatctgttcaaATAAACGTAGAcacctctagtttggattattggatttctttttttattccctttaaaatgaggggtcacatgataggggtttgtaatgaaaatttttagttgcccccctttactcaattgtaaatttgtcataaaatctgttaaaataaacgtagagacctctagtttgcattattggatttctttttttattccctttaaaatgagggatcacatgataggggtttgtatttgaaaatttttagttgcccccctttacccccccctttagaaaagggggaaaaagtttcaacaacttgaaaaattaaaaaaatatgttataatagggagggtcaaggtttcacatagatatctcgggccgtttaaattatatccaggcgtgccaggacataaaactcactctgtataattCCAAACTGCACCATAGTCATTACAAAAGTAATGCTACTTAAtgagtaataatgtatttttatattttacattaatcaattgtacattttaaaatataaaaagtacacgTAAAAAATTGTAACTCATATTATGATGGTCAGGGAAAAAAGTACACAAAACTTTATTACATAGTAAAGAATTTAATCTAACACAATACCCTGTTTGGTATGACAGTCCTATGAATGAATGTTGCCTTTTTAATTTCActtcatattttagaatttaaatagaaacaaaGACAATTACTATAATATGAATCTAAGGGCAGTGTCAATGCCACTCCATTCAACATGATGTCAAAAAGCAGTATATAGGTTCAAAGATTAACAAATTCCAATGACCAATAAGAGTTCTTGTATGTGctttatagataatttattacTAGCTACAATCTTGAACTTATTGGATACATATAATGCATCTCTTGTGGTGACAGGTGGATGCAGCTACAGCTTTAGATAGCAGATAGAATTTGACTAAATAGCAAATTTAACACAGATTAAAGGCCAGTTTATTGGTCAGTTTACATACCAACCAaaaggaagtttaaaaaaaattgtgtagcCTAACTACACTTCACTGTTTAAGAAGCCTAGGATTTATCGATGAGTCAACACGAATCACTCCACTCAAATAGCAGTTGCAGAAGTACTTGAAACTGTGATCTGAACATTTATGCCACAAAATCTATAGTCTTGCTCATAATATTAGATCTAAAAATTGTACTTTGTGAATCGGGGTTATatcttttaatctaaaattttaatgcagaatCCCATATCTCTGATTATTTCCTTTTCGTGGTAAGAGACTACCTACAGGAAGGATGGCTGTTGTATAGAGACCACTAAAAGATAGAGATTattattgtatgaaattattCTGCAAGAATCAAATATTGCTTTTGTTCTTACTATTAGAGACTGTTTTTTATCACATAGACATTGCATTATTCCAGTCTTTCGCAGTCAAATTATTAACATCAAACTGACTTCTTTGTTTCAGGATAAACTAAAGCGGGAGTTGCATATAGCTGCGATGCGGATCCAAGAGCTTACTCAGTGTCCTGTGTGTTTAGGGACACTAGACTCGTTCCACGTGATGTGCAAGAATGGTCACGCTACGTGCAGCTCGTGCAAAAAGAAGCTTCGACAGACAGAATGCCCTTTGTGTAGGAGTAAATTCGTTGTTTCTATGAACTCAACACTAAACCAGGTGATGGAGTGCGTTCCAAAACCCTGTGCATTTGCAGATAAGGGATGTACCGCCATCATCATGATATCCAAGGACCATGAAAATATCTGTGAATTCAGATCAATAAGTTGCAGAATAAATCCCTGCTCTTGGAAAGGATCTTTGCAAGAATTAGTTGATCATGTCCAATCGAAACATATTTCTGGTTACATCGAGATTCCTGAGAACACATGTGAATCCGACTGTACCTTGAGGATTCTGAACACACTTATACCCTTCAGCTACGGACAGTATTCCCTGTGCAGTTTCAGAGGCAACCTTTTTTGGAAATATGCCTTCAGAAACAATGCGACCAAAGAAATAGCTCACAAGTTCTACTATATATTGACAGGAAAACCGATACCGAAGTACTATTTTGTTGTGACTTTTAAAAATGGATTTCTTGAGTTTACAACGACCTGCAAGGGTTCCACTGATCCGCCAGATGAGGGACTTGGAGTCGGTTTAAACAACAGTGGTTTTTATATTCCGGACTCTGAACTGTACAGGTTTTTGTGCCCTAATACGTCTGACCATTATGGATACAAATTAAGAATTGTAGATGTGGGTCTTGATGATGAAGAAATCGAAAACCTAAAACCAATGAAAAAGAAACGCCTGATGTCTGTTGGTACGATTAAGAAAGCTATTGAATTGCTTCAAGACATTTCATGATGTGGTGGCCAGATTTTAACATAGGATTTACTATGTTATGTGATGGGAATTAATATCTAATTATTTCTAGGCCATTCACTTAATTTAACTTTTGTAGTagcaattttaatgaaaaaattatacatagctttaaatgttgtataatttaaatagatcAAACTCTGTGTTGAAACAATGGCCAAgaattttgtgtttgtatgttAAATTCACCAAAGCACAGATTTCCCATTAGTGCAAATAAAGATTTACAAACTGTACGCATTTTGTATTTTACCCATAATAGTCATACACGACACATATATGCAAACACACaccaaaaataattgaaaataaaatgtttcaatgaaAAGCATGTAAAAGGTAAAACGGGAATGTGAGTTTGTGTTTTGAATAATTCAAAAAGTAtcatttaagataaaatatttatattggaagaattaaattttgtttaattatagtaaaattgcAGCTATTTTTTCACTGTTTTACAACCAGTGGATGGTGTGCTGAGAAACTGAGCCCGGAATACCCATTACAGAAAGTACCATCTGGGAAATACTACACAATCCTCTGACAGGGATTATATCTTTAGTAGTAATAATCAAGCTGTACATTtcatcaatttttagttttaagagctaaacaaataaaaataaataaaacaaaacaaaaataaaacaatatgtatttgGATTTGAGAGTGAcaaatttgcattaaatttttccACCCAACTCTAAAACTGAACCAGTTCAGTGATATCGCAAGCTCATACTTTGAATCATAAAATTTTGAGTAGATCCCTCTTCGATTTTGTTATCAAAATGATTATGAATACTACAGACATTGATTTATTAATAGTCATATTTATTGATTGCTCAGTTAATATAACTTGCAATGGTTGTTATAATCAAACATACTTAAGTCATGTCTAAGCATTTCACAAAGTTTTGCCGCtccaggagagttcacttctggctggtttatacattcTAAATTTCAGCAAGAAAAAAGACACAGTTCCTCAAATAAATGATGTAACAATAGAAACCCTTTCTAAATTTCTCGGTGCTATTTTGATAACGAATTAACATGGACAGAGCACATTGACCGTCTGTGCAAAGAAATCAGTGCTGGAATATATGTCGCCTGAAGAATTAACTACATCGGTGGACTCTCTGCAACAAGACAGCTTACTTCGCCCTGATGGAATCACATCTTGGATAAGGTTTGATAGCGTGGGGAGGAACTTCAGCACACGACATGAACTGAATCCTTGTTCTTCAGAAGAAAGTCATAAGGATTCTTGCTAATCTTGACTCTCTACAGAATTACAGACCAGCTTTCACCAACCTAGGAATCCTAACAGTGGTGGCTCTCTATATACTTGAAACCATAAAGCATGTAGATGAAATAAACTATGTAagaaaccatgtttttttttttatttatgatctaCACCACTATAACACTCGTCATGGCTCAAAGCTGGTCATTCCGGTACATCGAACTACTCTCTGGAAGAAAAAACCTTCTTATGCAGGCTGTAAACTGAGGAACCACCTACCGGACTGCTTGAGAGAGACTGGCAATAAGCTGCACTAGGAGCTAAAGAAGTGGTTGATCAAAAGACCGGTCTACTTATTAAAGGAAGTTTATGAAAATACTGAAAAGTAACATGTACTTTATGTATTTATGACACCATTGTAATTCTTAACAAAAGGTGCAATAAAgagaattgtattgtattgtacattCCAGTTGAACTTGCACTTGGTACAGCAAAAGTTGATGTGTACTTTCTGTACGGAGCTCACGAATAGAGTAGCGGAAGGAATGTACCCTCCACCTGTTAGGGCTCCCTTTCAATCACTTTTCatgcatttctaaaaacattacgcttgttacaatataaatataatttctaatttttttaagttaaaacatgttatttaattgtaattacaataaattgttataatttgacTATATCTTTTCTTTAGTTGACATTAATCATATTTCAGTCGTtgctcttgttttatttttatctttagacTATTTACATTGTTTAGTAATTCTAATCtttgcaattattttaatatgattgtaagattgtttagtattattaataaattgtattgctACTTTTGTagtaatgaatttatttcataCGTTTAAACTATATGCATTAAAAAAGTATTGACAAATACAAAACAGTAGGCCGCCTTgtagtcatcatcatcatcatcagacgtttccgttatcacgggtcgtcgtacacagcctcctccacttttgtctatcattccaggtctccccttcctccacctgtattttctgtagtccccttctctctatgtctttccacacttggtcctcccatcttcctctcggtcttcctcttggtcttcttcctccttcctccttctccagtgctattctaggcattctattatctcccatcctcttcacatgccccatccactgtattcttcttccttccattgtctcttgcagtgaaactaccttcaatctttctctggttatttcgttccttattctatctcttcttgtagtcttctctatccctcttaaaaatctcatttctgcagcttgcaatctgcttaaatcatttttagtccacgtccacgtctctgctccatataataaaattggttggaaataagatttatacatcaatacttttgattctttcccaatgttccaactccacacaatcttcttcaccatattgaaaaactttccactcttccatattctgtttcctatctcttctcttattgtgcccctatctgttatgatacttcctaaataacagaattccttcaccttttcaagtctttttccttcaactaacacgtctttgttatttccttcccttctctctattttcattactttacatttttgtatgttcatctctaaaccatatttcttcgccacttttacccatttgttcaactctcgttctaactcttcttccctattttcccatatcattatgtcatccgcatatgctattgtcttaagttcttctgctcctctgtttccttgtacttctagaataatttcatccattataatattgaaaaggaaaggtgacaatatgcttccctgccttactcctctctctgttttaaaagtttctgtatatttttcttcaattcttaccctgtttttacatatgccgtacaggttctttattctttctactattccctcacgcaatcctctctttctcatactctcccatatcctttctctcagtaccttatcatatgccttctgtaggtctataaaagctaccattgtatcttttccgtattcccacctcttttctaacacttgtctcatcacaaaaataacatccaccgttgacctacctttcaAAAGGTAGGCCGCCTTGTAGTAGTTACCATAAATTggaaaatttagttaaataacaatcatatatttaaataggcactatataaatgttgaaattatgatcaataaattttgataattccTTAATTACGAGTACTGATTAACTAATGCACTAGGTTAATTTTACTGTTAACAACAACTAAATTGACACTCTTAAGTTGAATAAGTCACATGATCACAGTGCGGGCATCAAGGTGATACTGGGGTAGGCAAGCACTACTGGTAGAGGGGTGGAGAAAGTATAACAGCACATTTATGGAATAGCTAGTTCAAAGAGTTCGCTCGAATCTACTCCGCTCTCCTGCTCCCCTCGCTACACCACACGTGAGCTTCCTACAATAAATTTGGCAAACCCTAATTGGGCTGTCCaagagtggcacatcactaactgcaaatgttgagatattggggaGCAAGGGTAGATCAATAAGTCTAATCTACGGCAGTAGATGACTGTTTGAGTTGATAgtgctccctaagtgttaagggctaGGGCTACCCAAGACATATTGGCATACCACTCCCTGCCTGGTTTGGCTGGTACAGAGCAGGCTTCCACTTATTCCAAGGACAcgtgactgagattaatgcccaaaatccttcttCATGGATCacgacaggaggtggcccctaccctcaaccttacccgtccagaatatactgtcactccaCAGCGGAAAGGTCCTTTGACAGAATTAACATCTCAGGTTAGAAGAAGGACTCTTAGTTGTTGCTGAGGAGTTGGAGCCAATAGTATAACcgtaaaataaacaaagacaGAAACATAGCTTTTCCTCCAATGGATGAGAGACATTAATTTTGCCAACATATTAATCGGAAGTGCATTTATATTACTATCAAGATCTTTGAAAACTGATGATTAAcaacaatttcattttattttaataccaattagTTGGCAAAGTGATATGGGTCTAAAATTATTGTCTTTGTATGATGGGCCAAATTTATAGAcagagttaatttttaaattattttcaaatgcactggaaaatttaatattatgttttaataaataatatatatattgcagtTTTCACAACTTTAAACCTAATGAAAGATcttgttttcagttttaaaataaaactagttttaaacaatatatgaataaaaaacatattattagttAAACACTTGATACACAGCAATTTACTAACTATAAATTCAATAAAGAGACAGGTGAGAAGCAGTTATAAAGCTAATCACATGTATAGCACGAAAACTGATCTAGTATGAAGTAATGTCCACAACTTCGGATGCGTTAAAGTGCATACCAGACCTCCCAAAAGTCACAACCTGTCACTTTAATTTTTGAACTGTTAATAATTTTCGAATCTGccacaaatttgtataaaaccaCTGCTGGATGAATAAAAACTCATCAATTTTTACAAATGAGtagattttgtacaaaaattttgGTTCCAAGGCAttgaaaactttgtttaattGTCTGGGTTTATTCTGATCACTCTGACTTTTTATCAGGAAACACAAAAAAACAAGGCTGTTTAATATCAGTTAGTTAGATGAAAGCGCCATGACAGCTGATGTGACAACAGCAGGGCCGcactcagctttggcgggccccggaaaagatattTGGTCAGGCCCCGTCATGTCCCACCACCGCGCTATCAAATGGACAGtcccttaaaatatatatacggCGGACCAGTCCAGGCCCTGGTAAAattgcttaatttatgaacaaacactccaataatattgagacatttttatttttgtgaggcctttcgtgttcaatgaacacatcatcagacccacataactctTGATAAATCTCTACTGTTAACCCCAACATGCATCAATGAAGTACAGAACATTATAAAGGCcataaaatcaaaattgtcaAGTGGAGTGGATGAATATTCTTCAAAAATTGTGAAACACTGCTCTGAAGAACTAACGCCGCCTTTAGTTCGTATAATCAATAAATCTTTCAGCCTTGGTGAGTTCCCCACAGCCCTTAAGCTCTCTAAAGTATACcccaaacataaaaaaggttCAACATCGGAAGTCAAAAATTACCGCCCCATCCCTCTAATTTCAACATTCtcaaaaattattggaaaaatagCTTTACACAGACTCATGGCTCacctaaaacaagaaaatctgatTACTGAAAGCAACATggatttttgaaaggaaaatcaaCTTGCTCTGCCATCATCAGCCTTGTTGAACATGTTATTGACCAAATCGACAAAGAACAATATGTATCTACACTCTtacttgactacagcaaggcgtTTGACTGCTTGGACCACAACATCATCTCAAAGAAATTAACATCGCTGGGAATCAGAGACACAGCTAACAACTGGTTTGTAAGCTACCTCACAGGCCAATCTCAAATAGTCAAGCTGCAAACCACCATTTGTGGTGTAACTACCTCACACCAATCCAATCCACTACCTGTCATCCATAgagtaccgcaaggatctgttttgggtccAGTTCTCTTTATCTTATTTGTGAATGACTTCCCAACATACATATGTGACCACAATACTACTTAGTGTgatgtatgcggatgatacaTTGTTGATCAAGAATGACTCTGCTGAAGGAGTGTATGAAAGAGCCACAAACTGTCTCAGTAAAGCTCTCAGTTACTGCAGAAGGAATGATTTAGCCATGAATCCATCAAAGACAGTTCACATCAACTTCAGCAAGAGAAAAGACCACATTCCTAACCCACCTGACGTATCAAGAAAAGACCATGTAAAATTCCTTGGCGTACCTATTGACAGCAAACTCACATGGACTGAGCATTTCAACCAAGTTTGCAAAAAAAATCAGCActggtatatatttattacacagaaTAAAATGAATCAGCACCCTGGAGGCAGCAAAAACAGCTTACTATGCTTTGGTGGAAACTCATTTGAGATATGGACTTGCTGTTTGGGGTGGATCCTTTGCAGGAATCTCAACAGAGTACTCCTCCTGCAGAAAAAAGCTATCCAAACCCTAGCGGAACTTTAACACTAACAAAGCTGTCGACAAACAAGCCTTTAAAACCTTGAGAATTATGACAATCACTGCCCTTTACATACAGGAAGTAATACTAAATGTTGACCAACTACATGTACAAACAGGGAAAACCCTTCATACACATAACACACATCATGCAGGAAATTACACACTATCTCTACATCGGACATCACTTTTCGaggaaaaaccatcctacatcggTAGTAAGGTGAGGAACCTTCTTCCAAAAACCGTGAAAACCCTGAAGTGAGCAGCCTTGAAAAGAAGCCTTCACAACTTCCTGGTGGACCACCAATATATACCATCGAAGGattcatagaaataaataagGAAGATTGGAAGCTCTGACATCTCTTATTTATTACTGACATTACTTCTGTAATTTGATAACATTGTGACActattactgttcttgaagaatatgttaataaagaaatatgactatGACTAGTTACTGTCAAGTCTTCCTCTATTTGCAATGCATGTCATATTTCATATAATCATTCTGTTGTCTttgtttcattgaattttttatacaGAGGATTATCTTAATTATCTCTTTCATATCTTATGAAAGCTAATTGAAATACCATAGaaacttgtaaatatattcaGATGAGttgagtaaaatatatactagTGTAATGCCACGGCCCAAATTTACACTAGTCGACATCGACACAATCGTTTTAGACATGTTTTGACACGTGGCTAATCCAGTCCCAACGTGTTACCCAGAGGCGGATCTTGGTGAGAGAACAGCCGGCCATTTTTGACGCACTACGTTAATTATAGACACTTAAACCCTACTccaaaaaataccaaattatcCCCCCAAACCCTAGGATTGGCAAACACTACATCTTTTTAGAAATTGACCCCCTAGCGCAGCTCGTCAAACACCCTCCCCTGACCTATCCGAACAACCTACCCACTCATCATCATTATCCTATTCATATCcacaaaataattacaactaacaCTAAACACCAAACCAAcaacaaataactaaaatatactcATCCGTGTCGAACCCCACAGATAGCCGACACAGTCACCGATCACTGCCCTGCTCTGTTCTCAACCCGATGTGATTCCGACGACTGCTCCTGCACGACTCCGCCACGTTACCCCTGCCGACCTTTGTCCGACTCCCCTCTCTGTCTCATGCAACAACTACTCAGCTGCCCCCTGTTCACTGGGTTACCCCGCCAATAGAAATAACCTGTGGCGAAAATCGCCACACTAGTGTTCTATTACTTTCTCACCCCCAATTTTTATTTGCCTTTTACTTCAGAAAGACATATAGTAACCAAAACAGGGTGAGGGTGtgcagggtgaggcagaccacccgttacagtacgtatagcggccaaaccaaacgaggtataGATTATTCGtaaacaacttaaacccccctatttccaccccaaagaatttgggagaagaattattttgaaatctctaaaactccccaaaagggttaGAGTTTTTGGGGGGTATGGGTAAATTATGGGTGgattttagaaaattttcaaatgtaaaggtatattgagttatacctcattttagaggtatatattcattgattattttgatgcaaatagtttgaacctatcttgacgcttatgtacagggtacaccaaaacgttaaaaaaaatctcagcggtttgtgggtaaatttattgcaaaactaCCAGCCAACAGATGtggagagacgatatttttattcataaaactaatgatgagacggctcTATTGAAATTATCATCAAATGCCATCCTACCCCAAACtttgcacattttaaaaacagacATAGCCgcgtaattttgaaatatttaaccaGCCccaatctatataaaaaaatcaaatagcaggCCTAGGTTTTGTTGTTTAAGgcataattagaaaggtctttaaaaaaataaatattttcttaacattatAAGTTGTGTCTCTATCTCActcaatggtttcaaaactgtagtacaaaaatagcttttttttaataattactagctgacccagcgaactttgttccgccttaaaggcaatatcacatgatcacattttgtactttttaaattaggataattgtaaataaaaaaatataatttattcaatgattctttatttgccattttattgtagcaccttgtgataaaaccattttttgtttttttttattagggcgctaaaaaaaataaacgcggaaggtcttccgacctggtgaacatgccacatataatggaccatgggaaaaacatggatgttcgagattaagaccacaaactcttttaacgattggccttgtgacttatttacagtcatggcgaatgcaagacggatcagaaattgaagtcgtttaattaaattgaaatggcatgtcaggttgggatcatcgggatactcggaatgacaaacttcctcacctttgaattttcctttgagtattgtggcgtaaataaaattgttcatcaatttacttaccaccaaatgtgttccgttgcacagttttggctggttttaagtttttaagcatgattacaacaaccaaactttagttgtaaattgtgctgtggtaggccaggtacatccaaggagttttaaaaattcaattggatagttggtggcatcaccttcatttgctacaccagtcaatagatttgatagaatgcagtgtaccaatgatctcattctgaattatgtagtttaagtcatctacatctttattcttagctaccaaaattgctcgtccactcaaccattcattatttttgaggttagtaatgatgtttgggaatactttgttaatgagttcgtctttcgatgagacaaagttatagaaattcggaggaaatgaaatcaatccgctcgattcgtcgacaggtactcgacgattaccgatagtcagcaattgctcagagaaatcttcagcagatgtatcgttcaacaatgcaatactctcatgtttgttgtcagctgaagtttcttaacatagattcgatgatttgaggcaagcgtttatctcgtcggcagcagtcgatctgggaattactggcaatgtttggcggaaatcgccaggcagtaaaatcattgagcctccaaaacatctcgagtcattacgttagatcttgcaatgttcggtagagtgcttccaatgcacgtttatgtgcgattgtgcattcgtccccagatgatgatcttcgatttctgataaaactttggccatagcggagtgccatattgcatgttggtttttcaatatattccagatttaacggcaattttaatgcagaatgtgtcgtacgacatccttttagtaaatgtggctgctattccagaagaagcaaccgCAGCAGtggttggatcttgcacgaacagtggctaaaattactgacatgaggaatgtcttaccagttccaccaggggCAATCCAGGGAAAATAGaaaccaccatttccatcatcagttgccttcattaatgtatcataaacttccatttgttggggattcatcaggggtacattcgtttgaactCTCTaaaaatctaattcctggtgatcatatttacgtttccgttccaattctcgattaaatgcgtcattcatttcacaatttggcactggccattcctaacct
Proteins encoded in this region:
- the LOC124362018 gene encoding cysteine and histidine-rich protein 1 homolog isoform X1, with translation MENLERNNIKGFTVGQDNQMDKLKRELHIAAMRIQELTQCPVCLGTLDSFHVMCKNGHATCSSCKKKLRQTECPLCRSKFVVSMNSTLNQVMECVPKPCAFADKGCTAIIMISKDHENICEFRSISCRINPCSWKGSLQELVDHVQSKHISGYIEIPENTCESDCTLRILNTLIPFSYGQYSLCSFRGNLFWKYAFRNNATKEIAHKFYYILTGKPIPKYYFVVTFKNGFLEFTTTCKGSTDPPDEGLGVGLNNSGFYIPDSELYRFLCPNTSDHYGYKLRIVDVGLDDEEIENLKPMKKKRLMSVGTIKKAIELLQDIS